In Vigna unguiculata cultivar IT97K-499-35 chromosome 3, ASM411807v1, whole genome shotgun sequence, a single genomic region encodes these proteins:
- the LOC114176423 gene encoding cytochrome P450 734A1-like: MDALFSSLSFIFLLFLLKLTVLLWWRPRKIQGHFSKQGIRGPPYRFFIGNVKELVAMMLKASSKPMPFSHNILPRVLSFYHHWKKIYGATFLVWFGPTVRLTVSDPDLIREIFTSKSEFYEKNEAPPLVKQLEGDGLLSLKGEKWAHHRRIISPTFHMENLKLLIPVMATSVVEMLEKWSAMGEKGEVEIEVSEWFQRLTEDVITRTAFGSSYEDGKAIFRLQGQQMDLAADAFQKVFIPGYRFVPTRRNIKSWKLEKEIKKSLVKLIERRRENSEKVVEKGAKDLLGLMIEASNRNSTNVTVDDIVEECKSFFFAGKQTTSNLLTWTTILLAMHPQWQVRAREEVLKMCGSRELPTKDHVAKLRTVSMIVNESLRLYPPTIATIRRAKTDVELGGYKIPRGTELLVPILAVHHDQAIWGNDANEFNPGRFSQGVARAANHPLAFIPFGVGVRTCIGQNLAVLQTKLALAIILQRFSFRLAPSYQHAPTVLMLLYPQYGAPIIFQRLSTPPTTLPDATV, translated from the exons ATGGACGCCCTCTTCTCCTCCCTCTCCTTcatcttccttctcttcctccTCAAGCTCACCGTCCTCCTATGGTGGCGACCCAGAAAAATTCAAGGCCACTTCTCCAAGCAAGGAATCCGAGGACCCCCTTATCGTTTCTTCATTGGCAACGTTAAGGAACTTGTCGCCATGATGTTGAAGGCCTCCTCCAAACCCATGCCTTTCTCCCACAACATTCTCCCCAGAGTCCTTTCCTTCTACCATCACTGGAAGAAAATCTATG GTGCAACATTCCTAGTTTGGTTCGGACCCACCGTTCGTCTCACCGTCTCTGATCCAGACCTCATCCGGGAAATCTTCACATCCAAGTCAGAATTTTACGAGAAAAACGAAGCTCCACCCCTGGTGAAGCAGCTGGAAGGCGATGGCCTCCTCAGCCTCAAAGGAGAAAAGTGGGCTCACCATCGAAGGATTATCTCTCCCACTTTTCACATGGAGAATCTAAAA ttgcTGATACCGGTGATGGCAACAAGCGTGGTCGAGATGTTGGAAAAGTGGTCGGCAATGGGTGAGAAGGGTGAGGTGGAAATCGAAGTTTCGGAGTGGTTTCAGAGGCTGACAGAAGACGTGATCACGAGGACGGCATTCGGAAGCAGCTACGAAGACGGGAAAGCCATATTCCGGTTACAGGGCCAGCAGATGGACTTGGCCGCCGACGCCTTCCAGAAAGTATTCATTCCGGGTTACAG ATTTGTGCCCACAAGGAGGAACATAAAGTCGTGGAAGTTGGAGAAGGAGATAAAGAAATCGCTGGTGAAGCTGATAGAGCGACGGAGGGAGAATTCGGAGAAGGTGGTGGAGAAGGGGGCGAAGGATTTGTTGGGGCTGATGATCGAGGCGTCGAACAGGAATTCGACGAATGTGACAGTGGATGACATTGTGGAAGAGTGCAAGAGCTTTTTCTTTGCAGGGAAACAGACCACATCGAACCTGCTGACGTGGACGACCATTCTCCTAGCTATGCATCCACAGTGGCAGGTACGGGCACGTGAGGAGGTTCTGAAGATGTGTGGATCACGTGAGCTTCCGACCAAAGACCATGTCGCAAAGCTGAGGACG GTGAGCATGATCGTGAACGAGTCGCTGAGGCTGTACCCGCCGACGATCGCCACAATAAGACGTGCGAAGACGGACGTGGAGTTGGGGGGGTACAAGATACCACGAGGGACGGAGCTGCTGGTTCCAATCCTGGCCGTTCATCACGATCAGGCCATATGGGGAAACGACGCGAACGAGTTCAATCCTGGGCGTTTCAGCCAGGGGGTGGCCCGCGCCGCGAACCATCCTCTGGCCTTCATACCCTTTGGGGTTGGTGTTCGCACATGCATCGGACAAAACCTGGCAGTGCTACAAACCAAACTGGCCCTCGCAATCATACTCCAGCGTTTTAGTTTCAGGTTGGCCCCTAGTTATCAGCACGCACCAACGGTCCTCATGCTACTCTACCCTCAGTACGGCGCACCAATCATTTTCCAACGCCTCTCCACTCCTCCTACTACTCTTCCCGACGCAACTGTATAG
- the LOC114175961 gene encoding uncharacterized protein LOC114175961 isoform X1 has product MRFKKGNKVEVLSKVEVPCGSWLSAEIICGNGHHYTVKYDGYQDDAGEAIVERVSRRDIRPCPPVPVFMENWTPGDVVEVFQNFSWKMATVLKVLGKNYILVRLLGSSLEFQVSKFDIRLRQSWQDNKWIIVGKGSASCENRKRSSQLQKTATKTKLSGSTYYHPEKKNLSILESGLVSFKTLKRGSHSQVEAYAKPPPKFRALEKEGGCHRIRVRNSPTPFNQVQGVSFPRDVLAEECLPASINNRKTGIPNMVEIGRRKQTGAVGCSFEENLESNHADSVTCSVGSCSITSRNSYKLQFPVSAGPFEDVDGPYSDAESVCQRDYEEGNCSPPTQEELAAEIHRLELHAYRCTIEALHASGPLSWEQEALMTNLRLSLHISNDEHLTELRNLISSENSIPFR; this is encoded by the exons ATGAGATTCAAGAAAGGTAATAAGGTGGAAGTGTTGAGCAAAGTTGAGGTGCCTTGCGGCTCCTGGCTATCTGCAGAGATCATTTGTGGTAATGGCCACCACTATACTGTGAAATATGATGGATATCAAGATGATGCTGGTGAGGCAATTGTGGAGCGGGTATCCAGGAGAGACATCAGGCCATGTCCGCCAGTACCTGTATTCATGGAGAATTGGACTCCAGGTGATGTTGTAGAGGTCTTCCAGAACTTCTCTTGGAAGATGGCTACAGTTTTGAAGGTTTTGGGGAAAAACTACATTTTGGTCAGGCTACTTGGATCTTCTTTGGAATTTCAAGTGAGCAAATTTGACATTCGGTTGAGACAGTCTTGGCAAGACAACAAGTGGATAATAGTAGGAAAG GGTTCTGCCAGCTGTGAGAATAGAAAACGTTCTAGCCAACTTCAGAAGACGGCCACAAAGACAAAACTGTCAGGTTCCACTTACTACCATCCTGAAAAGAAAAACCTGAGTATTCTGGAATCCGGACTTGTCTCTTTTAAAACATTGAAAAGAGGAAGCCATTCACAAGTTGAGGCATATGCTAAACCTCCCCCAAAGTTTAGAGCACTTGAAAAGGAAGGTGGATGTCACAGAATAAGAGTTAGGAATTCACCCACACCATTCAACCAGGTACAGGGTGTCAGTTTTCCAAGAGATGTGCTCGCTGAAGAATGTTTACCTGCTTCTATAAACAACAGAAAAACTGGAATTCCTAATATGGTGGAGATAGGAAGGAGGAAGCAAACTGGCGCTGTGGGTTGTTCATTTGAAGAAAACTTAGAATCAAATCATGCTGATAGTGTTACGTGCTCTGTTGGTAGTTGTAGTATCACTAGCAGGAATTCCTATAAATTGCAATTTCCTGTATCTGCAGGTCCTTTTGAAGATGTAGATGGTCCATATAGTGATGCTGAGTCTGTTTGCCAGAGGGATTATGAGGAAGGAAATTGTTCCCCTCCTACACAAGAGGAACTGGCAGCAGAAATTCATAGGTTAGAGTTGCATGCCTATCGCTGTACAATTGAGGCATTGCATGCATCAGGACCCTTAAGTTGGGAACAGGAAGCATTAATGACAAATCTACGTCTTTCGCTCCACATATCAAATGATGAACATTTAACGGAGCTAAGAAATTTGATTTCATCTGAAAATAGCATTCCTTTCAGATGA
- the LOC114175961 gene encoding uncharacterized protein LOC114175961 isoform X2 — protein MRFKKGNKVEVLSKVEVPCGSWLSAEIICGNGHHYTVKYDGYQDDAGEAIVERVSRRDIRPCPPVPVFMENWTPGDVVEVFQNFSWKMATVLKVLGKNYILVRLLGSSLEFQVSKFDIRLRQSWQDNKWIIVGKGSASCENRKRSSQLQKTATKTKLSGSTYYHPEKKNLSILESGLVSFKTLKRGSHSQVEAYAKPPPKFRALEKEGGCHRIRVRNSPTPFNQVQGVSFPRDVLAEECLPASINNRKTGIPNMVEIGRRKQTGAVGCSFEENLESNHADSVTCSVGSCSITSRNSYKLQFPVSAGPFEDVDGPYSDAESVCQRDYEEGNCSPPTQEELAAEIHRAEESCRCCFQMSTDFLLL, from the exons ATGAGATTCAAGAAAGGTAATAAGGTGGAAGTGTTGAGCAAAGTTGAGGTGCCTTGCGGCTCCTGGCTATCTGCAGAGATCATTTGTGGTAATGGCCACCACTATACTGTGAAATATGATGGATATCAAGATGATGCTGGTGAGGCAATTGTGGAGCGGGTATCCAGGAGAGACATCAGGCCATGTCCGCCAGTACCTGTATTCATGGAGAATTGGACTCCAGGTGATGTTGTAGAGGTCTTCCAGAACTTCTCTTGGAAGATGGCTACAGTTTTGAAGGTTTTGGGGAAAAACTACATTTTGGTCAGGCTACTTGGATCTTCTTTGGAATTTCAAGTGAGCAAATTTGACATTCGGTTGAGACAGTCTTGGCAAGACAACAAGTGGATAATAGTAGGAAAG GGTTCTGCCAGCTGTGAGAATAGAAAACGTTCTAGCCAACTTCAGAAGACGGCCACAAAGACAAAACTGTCAGGTTCCACTTACTACCATCCTGAAAAGAAAAACCTGAGTATTCTGGAATCCGGACTTGTCTCTTTTAAAACATTGAAAAGAGGAAGCCATTCACAAGTTGAGGCATATGCTAAACCTCCCCCAAAGTTTAGAGCACTTGAAAAGGAAGGTGGATGTCACAGAATAAGAGTTAGGAATTCACCCACACCATTCAACCAGGTACAGGGTGTCAGTTTTCCAAGAGATGTGCTCGCTGAAGAATGTTTACCTGCTTCTATAAACAACAGAAAAACTGGAATTCCTAATATGGTGGAGATAGGAAGGAGGAAGCAAACTGGCGCTGTGGGTTGTTCATTTGAAGAAAACTTAGAATCAAATCATGCTGATAGTGTTACGTGCTCTGTTGGTAGTTGTAGTATCACTAGCAGGAATTCCTATAAATTGCAATTTCCTGTATCTGCAGGTCCTTTTGAAGATGTAGATGGTCCATATAGTGATGCTGAGTCTGTTTGCCAGAGGGATTATGAGGAAGGAAATTGTTCCCCTCCTACACAAGAGGAACTGGCAGCAGAAATTCATAG GGCTGAGGAGTCATGTAGGTGTTGCTTCCAGATGTCTACAGATTTTCTCTTGCTCTAG